The DNA region GTGGAGGCTTGTGATTAGCGTACGTGCTCCTCAAGCCATTTGATGTGGGTGCAGATTTTCAAAATTCCATTACACGTATGGGGATATGAGTTTCTTGAAGCTCTAACTAAACCGTTAGGCAGGTTGATCTGCAGGGATGATGATACGAGGGACAGGGTGCGGTTTGACAGGGCCAGAATTCTACTGGAAGTAAATAGGCCTTGGTGCTCAGGGAAAGAAATATGGATACAAGTTGATGATAGCTTGCATAAGGTGATTTTGGTCCCAGAGTTTTCTGGGTGCGGGTTTGGGGGAATGCAATGTGCTGGAAACCATCAAAACCCAGGGGAATCTTCTGACTCTGAGTCTAGCTTTGCTGTCGATGATAATTCTCCGATGTCCGACGCAGCTTGGCGTTTTGGAGATGATTCTAAGGTGGGTGACTGTGGCTCACCGGCGTTGGAAGGGGCGGGTCAGGAGATTCAAATTCAAACGGTCATGGTGGAGAAGTCAAAAACCGTTACTTAGCTATCAAGCCATCAGATTCGCGATTTGATGAAAGACGGTTACAGTGAGGAGGAGATTAGGGAATTGCCTCAAATTCAAAATGGATTGGCGGACCAGTgtgaaatttatttttccacTAATAATAGGCGTAATTGTAGCATTAAATGGCAGAGGTGGTATTTGGAGAATTTGAATGAGGTTTCTCAGGGGTTATTTGGGTGGGCCAAGTTTTGTGGGGCCCAATTTCTCCTGTGCAAGTGATTATAACATTGGAAGAAATTGAGAGAATTGACCAGTGTGGTGAGGTGCATTATGGGGAACACGAGATAGAAGAAATTGAGGTTGTTTCTGATTGTGAGGCTCAGAAGCTCGAGTTATTTGATGAACGACCTCTTGCTGCAACTAAGAGTCAACGTAAATCGGATGGTGGGGTAAGTCTTGAGAAGAGGAGACAGGGGAGGCCGCGTAAAATAAAAGATCTGAGAGGGACAGAGTCACCAAAGAAGCAGTGTGGGAAACCTAGGAAATCAGCTTCAGTTTCAGAGGGGATAAAATTTTCACAGGTTGCTAATACACAGTTAGACTTGTGTTCTGGTGATTGGCAAGGAGAGGTTGGAGTACAAACTAGAGCTCGACGGGCTTATATTCGAAGTCTGCAAGCGGGTTTATTGTTTGATTGTCCTGAGGAGGTGGCCATTCAGGGTATAGCTCGTCAGTTTCATGGCTCTAGTTGAGTTGTGCTATGGCTCGGCAGTGGGTGGCTGGGAATGTCAGGGGGTTGGGAAGATCACCTAAGCAGGTAAATCCTGAAGTGGTCTTGTTCCAAGAAACCAAGCTTATTCTGGAGCGTGTTGTGGGCTCTTGGCTCTATGTGTGCGGGTCTTACATGACGCGTTGACGGTGTAGCACGATGGTCTTTTTTCCAAGAAAATCTCAAGAAGCTGGTGGTTATGAATTATGATAGTTTTGTTGCAGATCAGTTCAAGGAAGAAAAAGGGTATACTTGTTGTCTTTTCCAATTTTCACGGCAAGAGTGGGAAGAAAACTGACAATGTAATTATGATGCATTGTTTTCCCTACCCACCCATTTCAAAGGGTATCCAAACAAGGGGAAATCACATTTTCCTGTCATTTTCCCATATGTCCCCCCTTCCCTTTCATCCATTTTGATCTCAAACAAACACAGTGTTCGTGTGAGTGAAAAAAATGTTAATGATTCattattctaaaaaaaaaattagcggTGATACGTAAACACTTTTGGGATTGCAACACCTACCTTTGTTGCAGTTTTAAATCGCCATGAaatgacaaattattaaaaaaattcataaaacacATTTTATAACAGTTTAAAACCTACACAAAAGTATGTGTTGCATGCGTTAAAGCACTATTGAATGAGTTCACGAATAATTAATGGAAAATTATACTCACTATCCCCTATTGTaagtcattttttattttaaaatataagttaCATTACAATATATATGAagcattgattttttttccacaTCTACCCTTATGCTTAGTACTTAGTACTTACATTTTATAGAATTTTTCCAATttccaatttttttgttttattatctAAAGATAGTGGAACATTATTGAGAGAGAAATTTCAAAGAGGATAATTTAGAAAAATCATTAACTTAGCATTagtttataaatttataatcttAACTTGGATTTTGGGGTGGTTTGTTGGGTGGGGTTTAGGTTATTTGTCCTATttatgagaggattgttctcatgattttacttattcatcatattatatataaatatatatcttttgttttaaaaaaaaacttggatttattagtttgtaaattttattattttatagaCGAAAAACATGAAAAACAAGAATTTGGCTTAGCCCACTATAACACAAAAAAAAGCACTTTGAACGATTTTGCAAACCCCAGAAAATGCAAAAGCAAAAACCAATCTCACTGCAAAACACCCATGTCAAGCTTCTCGCCTTCGATCTCCTCTCTCTCACTCCAAACCCTTATTCTTCAGATCCATCCTCCACTTTCTACCGCAGAGGCATCCCTCTCACACGCGCAGAAACCGTCGGCACCGTCACGCTCCGCGACCACAAGCCCAACAGGTTCCTCAGGTTCGCCATCGACGACGGCACCGGGTGCATCCCCTGCATCCTCTGGCTCAACCAACTCTCGTCCCCGCATCTCGCACGCCGCCGGAGCCCGCAGGATCTCCGTCTGATCGCCGACGCAGCTGAGAGCTCCGCCGCGCTGGTGAAGGTGGGGGTGGTTGCGAGGGTGAGGGGGCGGATCACGGCGTTTAGGGGTTCGGTGCAGATGACGGTTTCGGATGTTGTGTTGGAGAGGGACCCGAATGCTGAAATGGTTCACTGGATTGAGTGTGTTAACTTGGCTCGTAATTGTTATAATGTTTTGCCTCAACCCTCTTCTGCTTCTGCATCATCACACCCCAAGTAGAATCCAATTGAACCTATTTTTAGCATTTTTTTATGTGAGTAAATATAGAATTTGATTGTAAGAGATGATGTTTTCATCAAGGGCTTGTTTGTCTTGCACTTATCCCATGTTTGAATACAAGCTAGACATACCCTGAAAGAGAATGTACAAGTGATATTTGAGAGTTTAAGCAAGTGTAAATTGTTTCaagtttattttcataagcttaaaaaaaGTTAAGCAAAAGTCTTGAGTTCAAGTGTTTTTTAATGTAGttgtgttaaaaaaaaaacattttagttCAAACATGTTAAATACTCAAAGTCGCAGGTTCAACCTGTATGAAAAAGGAATCAAcccttaaaaaatattataatcaatgATAAACTATTAGGTCTTAAACGAAATACGCCCTAAAGTTTTCATGGACTTAAAAACTATCttagatttttctctttttctaagATAATATTTAAACATAAATCCCTTCCCTTCAACTTTAATTTTAAAAGAAGCCAATTGGATCATGAAATTACAAATGTTGGTTTAAAACATATTTCAGTGCTGCATTACAATCGGTGTTTGATTCAAATAGAGGTACCGAAAATTATTTATGCGATAGGAAGAATTTATTGTTAATAATCCAAGTTCAAGgagaaatagaaacaaattcAACATTTGTCTTATCAACACTATGATATTAGATGACATAAAATAAGCACACGAGAAGTTAAAAGGGTTTGGATTACCAATACATTTATCATATAAGTTGCTATACACAAGATAACATTACAGAATAACAAACTCTTTATGTCACAAAGTGTGGAGGGTCATAAGAAGGGGCATTTTTATAGAACATGTGAGGATCAAATTACAAGTAAATAAACCCAaaaaatataaaggaatttCCCTTTTACCTTTTTTAAACTCATAAAACTTGATGAATAAGATTCCTTAAACATACGCAACCAAATAGTAAAAGGGCACAAAAGTTTGCCACCATCATCACTAATGAACCAAACTTCTTTCTCCATTGCAATGGTTCTCTATGATCACCCTCACCTCAAGCACGGTCTTGTAAGCTTCATGGACCTTCAAGGTCAGAGTAAGACACACCCCTTTGGCCTTTTAAACACTGCTTGGCATGGTGTGGCAAAGAAGGTACACTCTCAACAAGAATCTATTTGCCCAGTAAGTTATTTAAGCCTAACCTGGAGAATTAGATGCACTTGCTTTTTGAAAATGGTCCTTAGCTCTTCATTGGCTTCAATTCCAATTCTCCTGTATTAAGGAAACGTGAATAAATACCAATGTTGCAACTTCGAACATAATGATCCCCAAAAAACCAAATAAATTTTCACTTGAAGAGCAGGGAAGCAGGGAAGAGAAATGAATACAAAGCATACACCCTCACCGGTGAAGGATCAGGTGTTAGATAACTAAACTTGCCCCATCATTTACTAGAAGCCACCAGAAGTTCTGGAACATTTTTTGGCCTTGACCAAGGTATTCTCACATCCAGTAGGCGTAAGACTAATCCCTCCCCCCACGGTCAACGCACTAAGCAGTAGGGGGCTGGCCAAGGAATTTTTTACATTCGCAAGAGTTGTGATTCAAACccccaaccacttgcttaaGGGATGAAGTGCTGAACCTCTACGACAACCCACTTGGTTTAAGTTCTGGAACTTAATAGATGGAAAAACTTAGCAATTAAGGCTTTGAATATTCAAAGCTTAGCAAGTAGGTTAAGTGACAACTATTGCAAAGTTTTACGCGGTTCCTTATTATAGTCATAAGCTGTAGAATTTATTACGCGGTGGTATCATCAAGTAACCCACCCATGCACTAGTATAAATGTGTATTTGCTTGGACATTGGTATGTAACTTGTGAGAGAGAAAAACAGAGAGTGGAGAAAAATTAAGAATAGCTCCAGCGAGCTGTTGTGAATTCAAAAGAAAAGAGTAAAAATGTAGAGAGTAGTGTGTGCCAGGTTCATATACCTAAGCACTTATAAGGTGAAAATGAAAGCACCAGAGAGTTGAGGTTGGAGTAAATTAAGCAAGCttcagccagcttgagctgtgTTATTTCTGTGTATGTAATTTGGCtattaacaaaaacaaaattgtgTGATAAATTTAAGTGTTTCCTCATCTCATCATTTTTTCATCCTACATCAGGGCATGACAGGGGAAAGCAGACTCGAACAAGAAACTAAAACTAAGgtggaaaaagaaaaaccttTAGAAAATGGAAATTTCCATGGCTGTAAAGGTTTACCTATTCTGTATGGAGAAGCTGTACGATTAACCTATCTAATCTAAATACCCAACAGTTTTGCCAAGATGGAAAGTGGGCACAACTATAAATGACAATCTCATACATAATAACCATAAAAAGATGAACATGGAGATATCCGTAGTTTCCCATATTCTATGACTCAACTTAAAATCAACATGTTTCAATCCTGTCAATATTAAAAACGAGAAATTTCTATAATAACAATTGCAGAAGggaaaggctgaagatagaagttACCCAATTTTGGAGCCATTCTTCCCTACAAGAATCTTGCGTTGGCTTAATTTGTGAGTGATGAAGTGTTGCTCAATCCTAAGAGAACCATCTCGTAACTCTTTCCAGTCAATCAACTTGTGTTCAATGTCATATGGGATTTCCTGAATTGAGAAAATTGTTAGTCAATATCGAAAATTTTAACACTATTACAAAACCCTAAAACATGCTTAGCAGTACTAGCTACAAACTAGAAGAGTGAATTCAACAACTACCTGATGCACATGGTCCAACAACCTTTCACGCACAACTTCTTTTGCTATCATCTTCATAACTTCCTCGCTCATGGTaaatggatcttcatcccaggGTCGTCCAACtgcctatgcatgtgaaacaaTTAAGAGTTACGTCTTGGATTGTTTAATCAAAGATATCAGGACGAACCACAAAACGTAATtgcaaaggaaaaataaattcaTATCCATAGTAAATAATGAAGCAAATATAATAGTTAACACAACCAAGTATTATCCCATTAGGTGACAGTCTCACTCTCTACACCCCAA from Lotus japonicus ecotype B-129 chromosome 2, LjGifu_v1.2 includes:
- the LOC130735167 gene encoding CST complex subunit STN1, with the protein product MQKQKPISLQNTHVKLLAFDLLSLTPNPYSSDPSSTFYRRGIPLTRAETVGTVTLRDHKPNRFLRFAIDDGTGCIPCILWLNQLSSPHLARRRSPQDLRLIADAAESSAALVKVGVVARVRGRITAFRGSVQMTVSDVVLERDPNAEMVHWIECVNLARNCYNVLPQPSSASASSHPK